A single Meiothermus sp. QL-1 DNA region contains:
- a CDS encoding SCO family protein: MLKRGFWVVLLALPLFLLGAFFFRETYQPYGTRLLNPRSADTLDFTLTAHDGSRKSLRDFEGKVVLIFFGFVNCPDVCPTTLLELARVYKALSPAEQARVQVLFISVDPERDSLQRLRDYTTFFHPSFLGLTGSPEEIAAVARKYGVFYQKSNVKSALEYNVDHTATVFALDPRGSLRLIYGSGKAAETERVVQDVRWLLRG, encoded by the coding sequence ATGCTCAAGCGTGGTTTTTGGGTTGTGCTGTTGGCCCTGCCGCTGTTTCTGCTGGGGGCCTTCTTCTTCCGTGAGACCTACCAGCCCTACGGCACCCGGCTTTTGAACCCCAGGTCTGCGGATACCCTGGACTTCACCCTGACTGCCCACGACGGGAGTCGCAAAAGCCTCCGGGACTTCGAGGGTAAGGTGGTCCTGATCTTCTTTGGTTTCGTGAACTGTCCCGATGTTTGTCCCACCACCCTTTTGGAGCTGGCCCGGGTCTACAAGGCCCTCTCGCCGGCTGAGCAGGCGCGGGTGCAGGTCCTGTTTATCTCTGTTGACCCCGAGCGCGACTCCTTGCAGCGGCTTAGGGATTACACCACCTTTTTCCACCCGAGCTTCCTGGGTCTCACCGGCAGTCCCGAGGAGATTGCAGCAGTGGCGAGGAAGTACGGCGTTTTCTATCAGAAATCCAACGTCAAGTCGGCCCTCGAGTACAACGTAGACCACACCGCCACGGTCTTTGCCCTAGACCCCCGCGGGAGCCTGCGCCTCATCTATGGGAGCGGCAAGGCGGCAGAGACCGAGCGGGTGGTGCAGGATGTGCGCTGGTTGTTGCGGGGCTGA